The Montipora capricornis isolate CH-2021 chromosome 3, ASM3666992v2, whole genome shotgun sequence genome includes the window GTAGAACATACGAAACATTCTATGGAAACAAACCTCCGATTCCAACTCACTTCCTCAGAGAAATGCTAAGACTTATCCAGACACACGGAACCGCAATGagaacaaaaatggcagtatCTTTTTCTAACATCTTTATGGCGGAAGTTGAGACTTCCATACAAACCACTCATTTGGAaaagatacattgacgacatcttTTCTCTATGGAACATAAACAAACAAGCAATAAACAACTTTACGGAGCTAGCGAATAGCTTCCATCCTACAATGAAATTCAcggctgagatttcagatactgaaataacatttttggaTGCAATCATGTGTATACAAGGGCAACCGCTTCAAAAAGTACTCTATTCTTGATGTGCGCATGCTCTTTAAACCGACAGAGACTTTCCAATACACGCACTTTAGCTCCTGCCACCCTCCAGGCGTCGGGAAAGCCTTTATCAAAGTCGAAGCCCTAAGGCTTCATAGAACTAACTTTTCAAAAgcgaaatttgaagaaaacatcgcattattcaaacaaagattacgCCACAGAAGTTATCCAGATAACCTTTTGAACATGACTCTATCTGAAGTCAATTTTAGCGAAAGAATATTCGGGTAATTTGATTGAAAATATTCCTACGGCCCTAAACGGAAGAGGAGGTTCCAGTCAAATGATTTTTGTCAAGTTCTCTTAGTTTATATCAATCTTTGCCTACTTGCAGGAATTTTCAATTGATTTATACATGGGGCAGTTTTGGCAGGATCCTCGACTTGGGTTTGGTGTTAACCAGACTATAATTCTCAGTGGAGATGCAACGGACAAGCTCTGGGTACCAGATACTTTCATTATAAACTCAATTGACACTAAAATTCATAAGTTGGTGTCAATTAACAAGAAAGCTTGGGTGCATCTGGAAAATGGAACAATTATGTTAGTCTTAAGGTAAGAAAGCTTTCTTGGACGTAAGTGGATTTCAGAATCTGTAacttttgtttccaaaattcTAGGGGGCGCCATCTTGGTTAATTGTGAAGCGTTATGGTTTGTGCCAGaacaatttttgaagaaatgctCTTTATCTCTGAGAATTCTTGAACAAGAAACGAATTATGACTGTTCTGTTCATTATACTCTATATAGGCAGGAAAGACGAATCGTaataatgaataaatgaataaattcaGTTTGAGTAGTTTGGCTGGTTTGTAAGAGTAGGATAAACTAGAATAATTCAGAAGGAATTGACAAACGCAAGCCTGCAATTTTCATTATGTTCTTAAGGTCCGTAATATCTTAGAACTTCCTGCGCCAGACTTTTATCAGGAGGACCATAGATCCGTGTCGAAGCAATGTTAATAACAATGCAAAAACATTCTTGGCGTAATAttctcattgtttttattttggttATAGATTCACGGCACGTAGCTCTTGCAAGGTAGATTTGAGAGATTATCCGCTGGATGATCAAATTTGTCatttagcttttgagagttgtAAGTACAACATTATTATGGCTTTCAGAGAAAACCTCATCTGTCTGATGATATTTTAATGCCACTTTCAATTTCGTAGTTTCGTTTGAGAATAAGGATTTAAAACTGACATGGAGGAAGCCAATAGGAACTGACATTTTCATTTATGATCAAGAAATGGCACAGTTCGATATTTTGACAGCAAAGCGAAATGGAAAACACCCCACTTATCATTCTGGTGAGTACTAGCGACAAAATGATTCAAATAGAACTGAAGGACGACCgtctgacaacgactttcccgTTCTCGCCCAGCGCTGTCGGAAAATACTCAACACCTCCCTCCCTCAGATTTTggaagcgtgtttgcttaacaaaatTTTGTTATTTGACTTGTATGCAAAgcctgtttactttgagtgatCAAAAATATATTATCCTCACAGCCgcacaaccagccttgcagtatTATTACAAACTAGAATTACTTGCTGGTTAGACCTCCCAAGATCCGGTGCTtccactttgttcagctggcccttaCATAAAAACTGTCTACAAGTACGTTtactttaagtgtaagttttggatttcgcggtccgccattactcacgttcaaaactgaccgattggacctcagagggctggatccaggaaaaagtaACGTCATTTACTCTCCAGTTTAAAACTTCATTAGTAAACGCAgcttatatatgcaaaacgcaagtttaaaagtctgaacattctcaaactagtgagtctttgatgtcattttctccttgatccagctctctcaagatcttaaagttagtaatggcggactattaaattcaaaaaaaaattccagttaaaatgaacaggtgtcttttttaaatcaagactTAAACTTTGGTCACTAAGTGTTTAGTGAACAAAGCttcgaaatccaaagaaaaataagaattcatTTTGTTGGTCAACTGTAAGATATTTCAGCAACATCTCCTTACAAAACTATTGGATCTTTTCAGAGACGTTCGCTGGACTCACGGCAACAATCCACTTTAGACGTCGGACGATGTATTATATTTTCCAAATGTACATTCCCTGCATCTGCGTGGTTATTCTTTCCTGGGTCAGCTTTTGGGTTGATGAGACGGACGGATCGGACCGCGTGGGACTGGGTATAGCTACTGTCCTGACTATCAGCTTCATGCAAGGTGCACTGAATGATAACGTACCCAGAGTTTCTTACCTCAAGTCCGTGGATTACTTTCTGCTTGGGTCATTTGTCTTCGTTTTCATGACCTTGATTGAGTATGTGCTGGTACTGAAGCAAagtagaaaagaaagaaagagaaagaatgaaagagaaaagaaaactttAGAACGAGAAAGAAAACGGGAGGCTGCGTTGATGATGGCTAATGATTCAGATGAAGAAAAGGTAAACTAATTAGAAGAGTTTAGATTGCTGGGAAATGCGAAGTAACGATTGCTCTGACTAATACAATTAACCGTTCCTCGTGTTTCATCTTTCGGTGGTTTCTACTGAATGATAAAGGAGAGCACGTTAGATGGCAGAAAAGAGAAAGTCTTTGTCTCCTTGCCAAGAAAAAGGCGCATTCACCACAATTCACCGTTGAAAAACTACATATTTTGCATTTGCTTTGGCGTCATACACCTGAAATTATAgacggacaaaaaaaaaaaagtaaaagtaaagtctaCGTACGAGCCTAGagaggcccatcaggccggcgcttatctccggtttcagtagcatgaagcgactaggagtatctctactcccccctggatgggggCAGCGTtatccccagcattaaattcgccggtacccattcatacacctgggtggagagaggcaccgtgggagcaAAGTGTcctgcccaagaacacaacacaatgtccccgtcCAGAAcacgaacccggaccactcgatccggaatcgagcacactaaccatgaggccaccacgcctcccatTCGGATATTAGCAAACGCAGCGGAGGAGTCGATCCAGAAACTCGCCAAAAACTTTAACTCAGAGCTTGGACTTTACAAGACTTGCACGTCACCAACCGGTCAGTCTACCTCAAGTCTCAGGCAGTCAGTTGTTTCCTTTACTTCCAGGATTGTACGATGATGATATGCAAACTTTGAATGTAAAATACCACAATGTGTTCCTTGCCCTTCTTCTTTACCAAAtccttgtttgtttggtttttttggtAGATTTTTATCTCTCAAGAACtcatttttggaatttttttctcggTTAACGTgttactatgaccaaaaatcacttccactttttcttttcatttcaaaactatgttaactgaacactaagtgactgaagttttattctttcctttcaaaaagacacctgttgaTTTTGACTATCCTAAATTAATggcccgccattactaactttaaaatcttgagagagctggatcgaggatgagatgacgtcaaagacttaCTAGTTTAAACATGCAaacagcacgggagtttcgagctttcagacttctaaacttgtgttttgcatgtataataagctgcgtttgcACGTTGCaattttaagctggtgagtctttgacgtcatcttatcctctatccaaccctctgaggtccaatcggtcagtcttgAACGTGAGTATTGGCCGACCGTGAAATctaaaacttgcactcaaagaaagcggcctttggataaaattcgaagctcaaaattttgccagtcaggtgtcaagcaaaaacgctttcaaaatctgaaggaagtGCATTTTTTTGTCATAGTAGTACTTTAACGTTAAGTTGCATAGCGAGTAGGCGCGAGTAATTGGTAAAACTATACAAAATGATGAACGGTGCTGTGCTGCTGAGTCCAGGAAATACAAGTGTCAGTTTTCAGACCGTAATcaaattattggtgtttcatctCTTGGATTTTAGATGACTGTGACGGTGTCCATTGGCAACAAGACCTACGACTTCAACAGTAGCAAAGAGAAAAAGGATGAAAGAGAGTTATTGACTTGCAATAATCATAGCAGCAACGAACGAACTGTGAGAATAATCGAACCAATAGGCAACAACATCTCTGAGACTTGCCAGCCTGACAGATCACCGCTAAAGAAACTCCAAAGGAGACCATCCATGATTCAGATGATAAGAAAGACTATTGAAGACGGAGAAGAAGAAATTTGCTACCTGGATAAATATTCTCGGATTGTCTTTCCCTTATCTTACATGATCTTTCTTGGGATATATTTTGGGATTTACACTGTTCGTTGGGACAACCTAGTAAATGCAGATAATTCATAATAACAAAGTCAAAATTGTCTGAGAATCCTTCTCCATCAAGTCTTGATTTCATCGTCGACCCAACAGAGACTGCGAAATATGAAGTCTCTGCGAAGGAATGTCCTTAAAAAGGGAACCAACGAAGTTGGTGGTCGAAGATTGGATAATTTGATTTTGCTTATGATTTTTTCCCAGTATAATCGAAACATCAGAATACCAAGGCATTCAGGGTTAATGGCAAATTGTCTCAGTTCCATgggatattttaaaaaaatatttcgctcTGGTTCaggttttaccttttttttttctttagattggCTGCCTTGCAGAAGTGGCCTCTAAGTtgctaaaattttaaagttgaaaaaattgaTAGCCTATCAACAAGCATAAACTGAAATATGTAACATGGTATTTTGAGGTACCTCAAAAACTGAGCCAAGCTACAATAGCTTAAGTTGATTTTAAGTGGACTAGGAAAGCAAAACTATGATAATTATGTGCcagttttacttttttttttttttgcttatttgtaACTCttgaaaaagtgtaagaatttcaCAATGGATAATTATGTGGCTAGCCTTACATACGTATGTTTCATCCATGCCAAGgaactcatcagagacctttcggctaactcgtcaaacatcgcgtttgaagtcCCGCTAGCATCAAAATGATGATGGCAATCTGGCCTTATATCACATAAGAAATCCCCTTTTCATGCTAGCGGAACTTCAAATgcgatgtttgacgagttagccgaaaggtctctgatgagtcccttggcatGGATGAAACATACGTATGTAAGGCTAGCCGCATAATTATCCATTATTTGTAATTCCCCTATAAAAACGACGTGGGTGCATGACGGAAAACAACTTTGAACGGTTGGGCGTGGCATTGTCCTTTTTTCACCCTTCGCCATTCTTCATTTTCAGATAATGAATTGAAAGTTCCCCAAGGATACTGTGTGAACTCTGCCTGCGGAGATTTTGGGTCTTAGCCCAAGCCTAAAGGCACCATCCACAAACTCTATTTTAAAGACTGCGAAAAACAGCCCCGTTATTTCTAATGGGAAGTTCCTCCGTATCCTCCCTGGGTTCGGACAGTTTACGCAAGGATATCGCCTCGAGGTTTTTCAATAAGA containing:
- the LOC138039810 gene encoding gamma-aminobutyric acid receptor subunit beta-like, giving the protein MDKSLHETLKKNNSEYQRELHFRNKKVIRSIDPHCNVTKMIIGNASVTADALEFSSDPHSQNPEIPILHNLYKNFTLAGKNMSRLLDEVFKNYDKRIRPFYEVQSLKVEMDLLILSFGELSETHMEFSIDLYMGQFWQDPRLGFGVNQTIILSGDATDKLWVPDTFIINSIDTKIHKLVSINKKAWVHLENGTIMLVLRFTARSSCKVDLRDYPLDDQICHLAFESFSFENKDLKLTWRKPIGTDIFIYDQEMAQFDILTAKRNGKHPTYHSETFAGLTATIHFRRRTMYYIFQMYIPCICVVILSWVSFWVDETDGSDRVGLGIATVLTISFMQGALNDNVPRVSYLKSVDYFLLGSFVFVFMTLIEYVLVLKQSRKERKRKNEREKKTLERERKREAALMMANDSDEEKMTVTVSIGNKTYDFNSSKEKKDERELLTCNNHSSNERTVRIIEPIGNNISETCQPDRSPLKKLQRRPSMIQMIRKTIEDGEEEICYLDKYSRIVFPLSYMIFLGIYFGIYTVRWDNLVNADNS